GACGCACTGAGTGCCCTGCCGGATCCGCAAGCCGATATCCCTGAGCTGGTCAAGGAGCATCAAGCGATCTTCGATGCCGTGAGTACGGGCGACGACGCGGCCATACGCCGTCTCGTAACCCAGCACCTGCGAGACTTCTATGATCGGGTTCTTCTGTCGGCCGACTCGGAACAGGGTAAGACGACTTAAGGGGGGACCGTGGGTACTGAAGGCTCTATGGACGCTGATGTTCCTTTCTCCCAGCAGGAGTATGAGCTTCGGCGAGAACACACGAAGAGGCTGATGCGGGAGAGAGGGATCGATGTGTTGTACGTCACCTCTCCGGCCAACCTGTACTACCTAGCCAACCATGAGTTGATCTGGTACGACGGCAGGACTCCGACCGGACTCGTTCTCTCACAGGAGGGACCCGCCGTTCTTCTCGACGGCACCGATCATCAGGCCCAAGGTGCGGCGACGACGACACTGATCGATGAGGCGATCTACTTCGAGATCGGAAGCCCGCTTCGTGACGGTGGGCAGGGCCCGTCATCTTTTGCGATGCCCGAGGTAGATACCGTGGCGACGGCTCTGAAGAAGCTGGGTGTGCGTGGACGTCGGGTGGGCCTCGAATACTGGAGCCGGGCTCCATCCGGCCCCACTCTTGCGGCGCTCGCGAGCCGTCTCAGAGAGGAAGGCGCCGACGTCGTTGATGGGTCCTTCCTCGTCGACCGTGTTCGGTTCGTCAAGTCTCCACAGGAAGTCGACTATGTCCGTCGGGCGGCAGAGATCGCAGACACCGCAATGGACGGTGTTCGGTCCTCCATCGACGTCGGCGTCACCGAACTCGAGGTCGCGGCAGAGATCTATCGACTCCTCCTGGAACAGGGGGGCGAAGAACCCGCGATTCGCGTGTTGGTCCACTCGGGGCCGAGAAGCTCCCACTACCACGGCCCCTCAACGACACGCCGTATCGGGCCCGAGGAGATGGTCTGGGTAGACTTCTGCGGGGTCTACAAGCGGTATCACGCCGATCTCAGCAGGACCTTCAGCGTCGGGGACTTCCCGAGAGCCAGAGAGGTGTTGGCGCAGGCGGCCCCGAGCGTCACTCGGCTACTGGAGGCCGTTACCGTTGGCATGCCATTGTCGGAGGCGCAACGGATTGCTGACGAGTACATCGACCAACAGGGACTCAGGACGGACGTGTGGTGGATCGGCGGCTATTCGCTTGGAGCTGACCTTCCGCCGGATTGGGTCGGCCACATCTACCTCGGAGGAGAAACGTTCGAGGAGGCGATGTTCGAGCCCGGAGTTCTCACCAACTACGAGAACCTCTTTGACTTTCCGGAGGAGGGCTGGGGTGGCGGCTTCATAGACACGATCCTGATGACCGACACCGGCCTGGAGGTGCTGTCGAAGCTTCCCAGGGAGCACAGCGTCATTTGAGGCATTGGAAGGGGGATGAAGCGGGTCGGGAACGACTGAACCGTGGGCCAATGCCTAAGGAGTCGGCCAATGCCAAGGAGTCGACCAATGCGAAGGAGGGGATAGCATGGCGTTCCATCCACGAGAGGGCTGGATCGGGAACGGCCGGCGCGTAGTGAACCGTCGGGAGTTCCTCCGGAGGGCCGCGGCCGCCGGGATCGGGTTCCCGACGGCT
The sequence above is a segment of the Actinomycetota bacterium genome. Coding sequences within it:
- a CDS encoding Xaa-Pro peptidase family protein yields the protein MDADVPFSQQEYELRREHTKRLMRERGIDVLYVTSPANLYYLANHELIWYDGRTPTGLVLSQEGPAVLLDGTDHQAQGAATTTLIDEAIYFEIGSPLRDGGQGPSSFAMPEVDTVATALKKLGVRGRRVGLEYWSRAPSGPTLAALASRLREEGADVVDGSFLVDRVRFVKSPQEVDYVRRAAEIADTAMDGVRSSIDVGVTELEVAAEIYRLLLEQGGEEPAIRVLVHSGPRSSHYHGPSTTRRIGPEEMVWVDFCGVYKRYHADLSRTFSVGDFPRAREVLAQAAPSVTRLLEAVTVGMPLSEAQRIADEYIDQQGLRTDVWWIGGYSLGADLPPDWVGHIYLGGETFEEAMFEPGVLTNYENLFDFPEEGWGGGFIDTILMTDTGLEVLSKLPREHSVI